TCATTTTATTAGTTAATGAGAAGACTCAAACATACTATGTTCACACCTGAGCAAGTGTAGCTCTGGAATTAAACTGAATTCTTGGAAATAAGTGATCTAGTAAGGTAAGCTTAGAGAGATTGGATATAAGATATATCTTGCCAAAGATTATTTGCATTTGGGATTCCTTTGCAATTGACATCGATTCCAAGCAAGAGATCCTTTTGTCTGGAATTGTAACAGAACTACTTTGTTTTTCACTTTACTAAGGAGAATTTCAGGGCAGTTTGTAACTGGAAAATCTTCACTGTGTTCTTTGAGTATCGTGGAGTGAAAAAGGAAAACTATTCCCACAGTGACTCTGAATTCCTTCCCGTGTCTGAAGCTCCAAACAACTGgtccttttctttatttttttttccaactttttCCATCAGATGACAGTAGCTCATTAAAAATTCAGAATGAGGCACAGGTTCCATAACCCAGTTTCTTTCTTTGaacgtttatttatttttttttttgcctctgaaTACACATAAGCCACACAAGGCCTCCACtataaaaggagggagagaaggaatagaATCAAAATGATCTTTGCACACGTTTATTTAAATGAAAAAGCAGGATTCCACCTGATACACTTCACTCTCTATGACATAGATACAAATGCAAATACAGTacattaaaatataaaataaattctggCCTCCTAACCTTTGCCTTCTTTGAAACCTGGCTCACCTCACCTCATTTCATAGCTCGAATGGAAAAAGTCTGGAAAGGACAGGGTAGGCGAGGACACGTCTAGCTACATTCTGCTTTGTTCCAAGGTCCTGATTATTCCAAAAAAAGAGTCTGTTTTTCAGATTTATTTTATTGAGACTTTTGACTTCCTGCTAGCAACTGGTAGcatggggaggcagcatggcctagtggagagagcacggacctgggggtcaagaggacctaggttctaatctcagctctgccatttgtctgctgtgtgaccttggacaattcctttaacttctctgtgcctcgattacctcaattgtaaaatgaagactgtgagtccactgtgggacagggactgtgtccaacctcattagcttgtttctaccccagtgcttagaacagtgcttgacatgtagaaagcacttaacaaataccatcattattattattattattatggcagaggGCAGATGTTCCTTTCTTTAATGTCATCTGTTAAaaccttaccctgtgccaggcactgtactaagcactggagtcgatacaggataatcaggttggacacagtccatgtcccacgtggggcttgcgtcttaaaaatctccattttatagatgaggtaactgaggctctgagacgcgaagtgacttgcccaaggccacacaggggacaggtggcagagccggaaatagaacccaggtcttctgactccaaggcccgtaatCTTTGCGCAATTGGAACGCTTCCaattctgaatcaatcaatcgtatttattgactgcgtactgtgtgcggagcactgaactaagcgcttgggagaatgcaataagaCAGTTTTGGTAGGCACATTACTTGCCCTCAAGGCCCCCCGAGAACTCGCCTTTCTGCCCTCCACTTCCCCCCATCATGCCCGTAACAGTCCTGGAACCCAAAATCGTTCGCTCCGGCCAAAGGATCTGCTAGTAATAGGCGTCCTCATAAATGTCTGTGCGCAAGCAGTAGAGAATGGCCCCACCGAGCATGAAAATGGCAGATCCCCAGCCCAGGCCGTAGCCCCAGTTGAACTCATGGTAGGATTTCAGCATGCTGCTGTCGATGAATTTGATCGGGTAGAGGATTAAGGCGCAGACCTGCAGGACTACTACACACAAAGGAAACgggaggggaaaaacaaaggagtTAAAACCCAGGATCGATAAACCACGCGACGAAACACCCACCGGACCCCTTCCACTTGGTTCAGCCGCTCGCTATCCTTCTGAAAAATGGCTGGCTTGACTTCTCTCCGATTCAGAGCCAAAATCCATAAGCACATTTTGGGGTTCTGTTGTTCAACTTAATTTAGTTAAATCTTCTTGTCTGGTGAAGTTCAAACATTCCATTTGATCTAAATCAACACACGCTCCTTTTGTCCTGGCTATATTACCATGAAAACGTGTATTAGGAGCTAATGAGAACACGGTAGACTTCCCTGCCCCGGGCTACATCTCTGCTGTTCAGAGACAAGGTAGAATTTATTTCAGAAACACCCGGCAGTATCGTGAAACGAAGAGAATGTGATAACAACCCTAAGACTGTGGGATTGGGGGGAAcctcaatagactgtaagcccgtcaaagggcagggactgtctctgttaccgatttgtacattctaagcgcttagtacagtgctctgcacatagtaagcgctcaataaatactattgaatgaatgaagaggaataGCCACCaaagatatttttaaaatatccttTCAAGGGCTTCTCCTGTGGATAGgtagatagtggatagagcacaggcctggaaatcagaaggaaaagCCCACGTGAAAGGGCTTTTCACGTGGATGCTGAACCACCATCCACCAACAGAGTGAGAGTCAGGTGGTTAAGGGCAAGGCGGAGTTTCTTCAGGTTCCTTCTCATTAGATAATGGTGTCCAAGTTCAAGTCACACCTGAGGGCCTTGACTTCCTTCTGGAGGTTTGACAGAGGCTGAGGTGTAGGTTTTGAGCTCTAATTAATTTCTTTCGAGGCCACAGACTTTGCTTTGGTTTCTGccctatccctctctccctcctccaaggtGAGATTCAATCGGCGGTTGTCGGTTAGGGTGGATAGAAGTTGTGAGAATGCGCAGGGctttccattctccccttccctttctggaGAAGGTGCAGTGGAGCTAATGCTTTCACCCTCACAGCATTTTGGGTGGGACTGGCAGCAGCCCAAAGGGACTGACCAGAGATgtccgaactgtccattccaagcgcttagtacagtgctctgcacatagtgagcactcagtaaatactatcgaatgatagCTGCCAAGATGGGGACTCTACTTTTAGGCCACGCCCGAGCTCTCTCAGACCTAGCCATGGCAAGGAGTGGACTCTCACATGGCATagcgtggacagagcacgggcctggaagtcagaaggtcatgggttccaatcttggctcctccactttgtggtcttgagcaagtcacttcacttctctgagcctcagttacctcatctgtaaaatggcccatgcaggacagaggctgtgtccgacccgattagcttgtatccaccccggcgcttaatacggtgcctggcacatagtgagtgcttaaaaaaatgctgCAATAATTATTAGTACCtggtcaccattattattattattatgattacctccGCACACCTCAGAGCCAGGGAAGGGTCTCAAATGGAGTCCCTGAGTGCCCAGCAACTCTGAGGCCAGTCCAGGAGTCTGACCTTCTGGTCAGTAATGTGTCTCTCCTCTACTTGATTCCTGACTGGATTGACTTTTCGCTCCCCCGGATCTATCTCTCTCcgccttctttttcctctcaggTTCTCTCTTCGTCTCGCtttgtttctccttttcctttctgggctttgctctctcctgtctccctgctcctcctccctctctcgggGTGTCTCTTTTGATTCGTCTCCCACCCCTTCAAAACCCCATCCTAAATTTGCCCTCACATCCAGAGGCTACAGAAGTGTGAGGTTGTGGTTTCTCCCCTCTGAGCCACCAAATGAAATGAGAACGAGAAGctgcctggctcagtggatagagcacaggcctggaaatcggaaggaactgggttctaatcccggctcttgtttgctgtgtgaccttgggtaaagtaacttcagttctctgtgcctccgatacttcatctgtaaaatggggattaagactgtgagctccacaagggtcaacccgattaccttatatctaccccagcgcttagaacagtgcttggcacatagttggcatttaacaaataccattattattattattattattaccccagtgcttagtacagtgtctggcacataataagtgtttaagaaataccattttaaaaaaatgtagtcCAACCCCAAATGTTTGGAATCCACAGTAAAGTCTAACTTCCCTCCAACCTCTGCCCAAGCCACCCAGAAGGGTTGAAATGAAATATAGTGCTGGGGTACTGTTAGAATATTTTCATTGTCCAGAAACTCTTCCTGATTATAATTATTGACCTATCAGCTTGCCTTGAATAAAATTAGCAGGATTCGGGCCCAGAGAATTAGCCCGGTAACGAAGCAGAGATGAAATGGAATTTGTTGCATTCTCTTTCCTTTCACCTAGGCCACCCTGAAGGGACTCAATCAGTGCTTTCTCACTGAAGATCAACTGCACACCCATCCCAGAACCCCGAGTCTCACACCAATTTACTTTTACCGGAAACTCCTAAATCAGGAATTTCAAATTTTGTGATCTGAGAAGATGAGTTGAAACATTCCTCTTTTAGGCCCACATGTCCCataaaattgataataataataatgatggtttatgTTAAGTGACtgctctgtgtgaagcactgtattaaaaactaGGATAAATCCAATATAAGTCAAttaaagacaatccctgtgccaAATAGGGCTCCTGGCATaacggagagggagaacaggtattttgtccccatttttacagatgaagaaactgaggtccagagaagtaaaatgagttctccaagatcacacataaggccagtggtggagctggtcctgaaacccaggtcacctgacttccagacctgtgcactgtgagaagcagcatggctcagtggaaagagcacaggcttgggagtcagaggtgatgggttcgaatccctgctctgccacttgtcagctgtgtgactgtgggcaagtcacttcacttctctgtgcctcagttacctcatctgaaaaatggggattaagaccgtgagcctaacaagagacaacctgattaccctgtatctactgcagcgcttagaacagtgctctgcacatagtaagcacttaacaaataccaacattatgattattactattattactaggccacaccgctgcgTCTCCTGATCGAGACGTACTGATTTCAGAATATGGGTATTAactggaaggagcacggcctagtggatagaacacaggcctgggattcagaaggagcagggttctattcccggctctgccacttgtctgctggagtgaccttgggcaagtcacttcactgctctgtgcctcagttacctcgtctgtaaaatgaggatcgagactgggagtccAGTGGGGAACGGGgattctgttcaacctgattggcttgtgtccaccccagcgcttaagttcagtgcctggcccacagtaagcacttaacaaatattattattatcatttctaataATACTGACAGAACCTTTTACCTGCACCGAAGAGGAAGACGGCAACAACTCGATAATAGCGCCTGTAAGTCCCCAAGCAGAAGGAGATCAAGGAGATGAGGAATGCCAGCAGGGTGATGGTGGATGCCGCCAGGATCAACACCAGAGTGGCCACTTGCCAGTCtacgggagaggaaaagaaaggataaGCACTGGAGCCCTCAACACTCAGTGTGAAACAGTGCCAGGAGGTTGCAGGTTGGAATGGCACAATCTGAACACAGTAGTGATAACCGTgaggtattgattaagcattcactatattccataataataataataatgttggtatttaagcacttattatgtgcagagcactgttctaagcgctggggtagatacagagtaatcaggttgtcccacacggggctcacagtcttcatctccattttacagatgaggtaactgaggcacaaggaagttaagtgacttgcccacagtcacacagctgacaagcggcagagcaggaattcgaacccatgacctctgactcccaagccggggctctctccactgagccacgctgcttctctgaatccatcttctctccccctctagactctcccctttgtcagctgtgtgactttcggcaaatcacttctctgtgcctccgttaccccatcagtaaagtgaggattaagactgcgagccccttgtgggacaacccgactaccttgtaactaccccagtgcttagaacagtgcttggcacatagtaagtacttaccaaataccatcattattattaatgttatcatcATTAAATCCAGGGACAGCTTTGACACCCCAGAGAGGTTtacatcccatcccctcagcactgtactcgtctgctcaattgtatatattttcattatcctatttattttgttaatgaaatgtacatcgccttaattctatctatttgctattgttttaatgagatgttcatcccctcgattctatttatcgccattgttcttgtctgtccgtctcccccgattagatcgtaagcccgtcagagggcagtgactgtctctgttgccgatttttacattccaagcgcttagtagagtgctctgcacatagtaagcactcaataaatactatggaatgaatgaatagttaagtTCACTTTATTAAACATATTCTTTAGGAAGGGGGATGGTGGAACCAAGATGAGTCATGAATACCTGAGTCAGAGAACACAGTTTGGGAGCAGTGATACTTAATGAAGTTCTCAGTTCACTTTTAAGTACTTTGTttactcccctctctgccccacctccaaATTCTCTGCAAAGAGCAAAGAGCTAGTGGGAATGGGTGATGCGTAAAGTACATGATCTCACAGCCCTTTGATTCAGATGAGACATCTGCTAGGAATGAATCGAATTCCTTCACTCCCTTCGTTTTGAGTGGCTTTTCTCTTGGCACTCTGGTGAATCGGCGGCCCAAACTGTTGGCTTTACTTCTGGACCTCAGTCGAGCATCGCTGCTCGCTTTCACTCTGGGAAACCCCCTACTCCTGGGTCTCCATTTTCCCTCTCGGAAATCGGGGCGTTGCTACTTTCAGTAGAAAACAAAATGAATGCTTGGAGGATGATTACAAAGGTCTCAGGAAGAGTTCTGGAAATGTCTTCACTGTTCTTTTAATTGGCTGGAGTAAACATTTCGGAATGGAGTTCCACCAATGAAGCTGAATTATGAGAGACCATTATTTATCTCAAGTGTTACAAAAGGGAAAACGTCTCATTTTTGGAAACCTGGAAAATTGCTGAATGAGACCATCTGGCGGTAAACAGACTTGTCCAAACAGACTTGCCCTGACAGGCCTCAAACACATCTGGAGGGTGACTAACAAATTAGCagataagagagagggaaagaaaaagaagaaagaaaaaaaccccataaaCCACCTACTgatagaaaagaaaaaatgggGTACCTGGGAAACCCTTGAGTATCTCAGACTCAGCAATTTTCAGACAGACATTTCTTTGACTCTATTTCATGTTCCACATTAAAATACTAATTTGTTTTGGCTCGTTCTCTTAGGGGATTTCTTTGGATCGCGCCTGCTTATTCTTGTCAGCACAATGGTCTCGTTGTGGATTTTGGCTTTTAAATGATTTATCAAGTGGCTTAGAAAATCCCAACCAAAATATGTCAAAAAAGAAAagatgtattaatgtctgtctccccctctagactgagagctcattgtgggccgggaacgagtctacccactctgttacattgtactctcccaagcactcagtccagggctctgcacacagtaagtgctcaattaataccactgattgagtgtttgattgactgattgaaaagacaTCCTTAGGCAATAAAGATTTCagcaaagaaaaataatttatcaGTGAATTTGGGATTTccatcaatttaataataataataataatattggtatttgttaagcgcttactgtgtgccgagcactgttctaagcgctggggtagacacaggggaatcaggttgtcccacggggggctcacagtcttcatccccattttacagatgaggtaactgaggcaccgagaagttaagtgacttgcccgaagtcacagagctgacaaatggccgagccgggatttgaacccatgacctctgactccagagcccttgttctttccactgagccacgctgcttctgtcattcataatgataatcatcTTGCTTACCTCTCAGACTCCATGAACAAATCCTCCACCAGGGaaattctgtaattttatttatccctttgctctccccaacccggccccagccctgaagcccttatgtacatagccgtaattttatttatttgcctgtctcccccactctagactgtgaactcgctgtggacgggaatgacactgtttattgttgtgttgtacgctcccaagcacttaggacagtgctctgcacacagtaaacgctcaataaattcgaccgaatgaataaatgaaatgtcgACAGTTCTGCGGTGGAGGATAGGAACTCTCTAATGACCACGCATCGACGCTATCCACAGGTGGAGACATGAAAAATGATTGCACGCCTAATTCTGACTGTGACTAAAATTGCCTGCTGAAGGGGCCGCAGCTCTAGCTACTGTCGGAGACAGGGTTCAATCTGAATACCAGGGATGTCTGCGATGAAAAGTGAGAACGTCCGTGATGGAAAGTGAGAATGCTTGCCCTGAAAAGTGAAAATGcttgttttcttctctttctttctaaaTCAAATGTCCAATTCTTGGGAGAGGTTGCTTAATTACTCCTAAGGAAATGTTTATTGAAATAAAGCCAAAAGTCTTCATTTTGTCTGCTCCGCATAGTGCCGGGAGTGGAGCCGAGAAGGACCGCGGCTGTAAAAGATCCGAAGCTGTTTATGTCTGGAAA
This window of the Ornithorhynchus anatinus isolate Pmale09 chromosome 6, mOrnAna1.pri.v4, whole genome shotgun sequence genome carries:
- the LOC100084062 gene encoding transmembrane protein 47-like isoform X1, with product MSSDEGSAIRPFKLIALFCISIALSLDVVALLSPAWVTSDRYSLSLWEACKQSTDVWHCLSTLKTDWQVATLVLILAASTITLLAFLISLISFCLGTYRRYYRVVAVFLFGAVVLQVCALILYPIKFIDSSMLKSYHEFNWGYGLGWGSAIFMLGGAILYCLRTDIYEDAYY
- the LOC100084062 gene encoding transmembrane protein 47-like isoform X2, which produces MSSDEGSAIRPFKLIALFCISIALSLDVVALLSPAWVTSDRYSLSLWEACKQSTDVWHCLSTLKTDWQVATLVLILAASTITLLAFLISLISFCLGTYRRYYRVVAVFLFGAVLQVCALILYPIKFIDSSMLKSYHEFNWGYGLGWGSAIFMLGGAILYCLRTDIYEDAYY